CCGACCTGGACGGAAGCGGCGTGGCGGACCTGCAGGACCTCAACCTCGTCCTCACCAACTTCGCCAAGATGGGCGACGGCTAAGTCTCGCGCAGGACGATCAGCTTCTCCTGAGTCAGATCGCGCATCGAGTAGCGGATGCCGCCGATTCCTAGCCCCGATTCGGCGCGCCCCCCAAAGGGCATCCAATCAACTCGGAATGCGGTGTGGTCGTTGACCATCACCGCGGACGCATCCAACCCTCTTGCCGCGCGCAGTGCCGAACCGATGTCTCGCGTGAACACCGCAGCCTGGAACTTCCACCGCACGGAATTGGCCATCTCGACGGCTTCATTCATATCGTCGTACTCCACCACACAGATCACCGGGCCGAAAACCTCCTCCGTCATCACACGGCTGTCGAGTGGTGGGTTTGCCAGTACCGTGGGGGCGTAGCACTGCGCGCCGACGGCGTGACCTCCGGCGGCGAGGCGGGCGCCTGCAGCAATTGCCTCAGTGACCCACTCGTGAACGCGGTCCACCTCGCGCTTGAGTATGAGCGGCCCGACGTCGGTGTTCGGATCGGCGGGGTCGCCGACGTTCAGCGCCTCGGCCCCGGCGGCAAGCCTGGCAACGGCCTCTTCGAATACGGCGCGGTGCACGAAAACTCGCTGCACGCTGACGCAGACCTGTCCGGCATGGTAGAAGCCGCCCTTCAGCAACGCGGGCACCACGAGATCGAGGCCGGCGGTCTCATCCACGATCACGGGAGCCGCTCCGCCGTGCTCCAGAGCACAGCGCACGCCGGGAGCTAACTTGGACCGCAGGTACCACCCTACCTTCGCACTACCGATGAAACTCAGGAACGCGATCTCGGGCGAAGACGCAATCTGCTCCGCCACGTCGTTCTCGCAGGGAATCGGGAGGGCCCATTCGGGCGGCAACCCCGCATCGTGGAGCATTCGCACATACCGAAGGCACGAGAGCGGGGTGCGTAGGTCGGGCTTTACCAGCACGGGGCAGCCGACCGCGACGGCCGGGGCGACCTGATGTGCGATAAGGTTCAGCGGATGGTTGAATGCACTGATTGCTAGAACAACGCCGATAGGCTCCCGAATAGTGAAAGCCATCCGGCCCTCTGCAGCTGCCGAGGCGGTCATAGGAATTTCCTCCCCGTGCAGTCGCAAGGCCTCCTCTGCGGCGAGCCTCGTCGAGAGGGCCGCCCGCGACACCTCGACCAGAGCGTCTCGCAGTGGTTTACCGCCCTCTCGAGCGATGAGGAGCGCAAGGTCATCCCGCTCCTGCTCGATCCGGGCCGCGACCTCTCGAAGGATACGGGCACGCTCGTAGATGGGCGGCTCCGGGGGCTTCCGTCTTCCGGCGGACACCGCGAGACCAAGCGCTCGGAACGTGCCGTCACCGGTGAGGATCTGGGTCTCGGCCAGGGAGGAGCCATCGTAAGGCGCCCGAACCGCCAGGGTTGCGACTTCATTCGGCCCAATGGCCGGGAGGAACGATGAGAGCTGTGATATCATGGGGAGGTCCCTCTTGTCTGGGGCTTTTGGCAAAAACTGGTTACGTGCGTTTCAGGTTCGACCGATAGGCTGCCGGAACCTTTTCGTGAACTTCTGCACCGGCAGGCAAAACCGAATGCATGGGTAACTTCGTCTTAACAAATGGGATCATCCGGTAAGTAGTGAAGTCCCGGATTTGGCGCCGATACTGTACAATGAACATCGCGTCAATTGGATCGAGCCATCATCTCATCGGTTTTCCTCGATTACCGGGTGGTCACCGGACGCTTAGAAGGAGCAAACACATGATACCGACTGCCAAGCGTGGCTTCACGCTCATCGAGTTGCTCGTCGTGATTGCGATCATCTCGATTCTGGCGGCGATCCTGTTCCCCGTGTTCGCGCAGGCACGCCAGCAGGCCCGCGATACGCAGTGTATGAGCAACGTCAATCAGCTCGGCAAGGCGTTGTACATTTACATCACGGACTACAACGACAAGCTACCCGACTACCGCTTCTACCACCTGGTCCAGGGCGCTGACCAGGACGTGAAGGCTGGCGGCGGCTATGCCTACATCAAGAGCCGGGAGGTCTTCTTGTGTCCGATGGATAAGCGGACGCGTGCGGGCGTGAGCGGTAAGGGCACCTACAGCTACACCTACAACGCCTTCCTCGTCGGCCAGACGCCTGCACAGACCTGGCCGGAGCGACCGGGCCGGAAGTTCAGCAGCTTCCAGGAGCCCGCGCGAACGCCGACCTTCGTGGAAGAGAGGACCTACTGGGAGGACCCGAACTACAACTGGGACATCAACGACCCGGCGTTCATCTACATAGACCGGACCAGCAGCAAGCACGCCGGCAAGGCCAACTCTGGCTTCTTGGATGGACACACCAAGAAACTGCCGCACAGCACGACGGGGCACCAGTGGAACCTAGCTCGCTGGGATGACGGCGTGTTCATGTTCTGCCCGCCGCTGAAGTAAGGCGCGTTCCGCTCCGACGCTCAGTCGCCGGAAGCCGAAGCGAATGCCCTCGGGATCATCCCCGGGGGCATTCTGTCTTGCCGATTCAGCGTTACGGGCGAGCGGGCAAGGCGAAATCCAGGCAGAAGGTTTGGTAGCCCGGACGGGACTCGAACCCGCGACCTTCGCCTTGAAAGGGCGACGTCCTAACCACTAGACGACCGGGCCACATCTACTACTACGAGCACTCACGCTGGCAGATGTATCGGAAAGACTCGCCGTCCACCGACACCTCCACACGAGCCGGACCTCCGCACCGCCGACAGGTGACGTCCTCGGTCCGGAGCAGGATGTAGTTGCTTCGCATGTCCTGCGACACGTACACGTCGTGCAGAAGCCATCCGGACGCGAGCAACTCGTTTGCCGCTGCGGGGCTACGCACCTCGACTACGGCGCGCACACGGTGCAGATCAAAGTCGAAGCCAACGTCTTGCTCCATCCAGCCCCCTTGCGGCGCACACAATGTACCCCACGCCTTCCGGGGCGCGGGGGGAGTATGCACCGCAGGAGCGCGCCGAGGGGCCGACCTACTCCTCAGACGAAGACTGCTTTTGTTCCGGTTCCTTCGGCTCCGGGCCCTTCGGCTTCGTCTCTGCTGGCTTGGATTTCGATGCGGTGGAGCCGCCTTGGAAGGTCCTTGCACCGGCAAAGCGGCTGCTGTAATGGCCGCTGGTGTACGAGTCTATCCGCACGCGACCCTTGCCGCTGGACGCGTGAATGAACTTTCCACCGCCGATCGCAATGCCTGCATGCCCGATGCGAGAGCCGCCGCGAGCCGATTTGAAGAACACTAGGTCGCCCGGCTTGATCTGGTCCTTGGATACCGCCTTGCCAGTCCTAGACTGTGCCGCTGCATTGTGTGGCAGGCTAACGCCATGCAGCTTGTACACGTACCGCGTGAACCCCGAGCAGTCGAAGCCAGCCGTCGATTCGCCTCCATACCGGTAGCGAACTCCCTGGAACTTTGCTGCATAGTCCACGACCGAGTTGCCCGTAGTGCCCGGACGCCGATAGTCAGCGCTGTAGCGCGGTGGCCGGGACGCGTAGCTGCGTCGGTAGGAAACCGACGGTCGGGTGGAAGAAGCATAGTATCGGGTCCGCGGCGCCGGTCGCGACACGGCCCAGGTGGGCATCTCGGAAGCAACGAGCATATCACCTCGCACCCAACCCGTCGTGCCGTGCTGGAAGCGGAGCCGATACCAACCGTCCGCCGCCGCAATCACCTTCGCGGTGGTGAACTTGTCTACCAGCGTGATGCGCTTCGCGGAGTTGCTCGGTGCCACGCGAACGCCTACTCGGTCTGCGTCGAGCATTGCCCAGTTGGAGACACCAGGACCATTCGGTCTCGGCGGCGATAGCGCAGGGAGATCCACGAGCCGGGTGGGGAGAATACGCCCGGGTCCAGGAGCATACAGAACGTCTCCCGGTTTCAGCCGCGCGAAGTTGGCGCCGGGGTTCAGTCGGTGAAGGTCGCTCACGCGGACTGCTAGGTGGTCTGCGATGTTCCAATCGTTATCTCCCTCTCGCACGACGTAACGCACGAGCGGGCTTTTGACTAGCTTTGGCCGCATTGGTGGACGAAGCGGCGGCAGATTGAGAATGCACTTCGTGGCCGATGCCTTCACAGCGGTGACCGGAGTACCGGGCACCTTCAGCGTGGCACCTATTTTCAGCCGTGTCCAGACCACTCCCGGGTTGGCTGCACGAAGAGCGTGCCCGGTCACGCCGAGACGCTTGGCGATGAGAACATCGTTGTCACCCGGCCGAACCTTGTAGATCGACTGGGCTGGAGCCTTGGAACCGGAAGCGGGGCCACTCGAAAACTGGCCCTGAAGCGGATTGTAGGTCAAGAGCGCCCGCGAATCGAGGGGGAAGGGGTGGGCCACACTCTGCCGAGCGATCCCTTCTCTAGCCGTATCCCTCTTGTCCGCGAAGGCGCAACACAAAAAACAGAGCAGCGCGGTGGCTACACTGGTGAATCGGGTAGGCATAGGCGCCTCCTTCCCTGGTGTAGTTGCCCGTGGGTCTGGTCTAACCTCAGACCAGCGCACACTTTACCCGTTGCTAACCGTAATGTCAACCTCGGGCTGTCCGGCCAGGCCCGTCAGCCTTTGGATGGTGCCCAGCCGTTCAAGAGTCAGTTCCGCAATCTTGCTTACATCTAGGTTCTGTCGGTGGATCGGCCAGTTCTTCATGGCCATCAGCCGACCCCGCACAATTGCCTGCAATTTCTGTAGTTCGCCGTCGGACAGCGCTTCCCTCTTTGCGTCCTTCGCAAGGGCGTTCATTTCATCAATCGTCGCGAATCGGATGCCCGGCACCTGGGCCAGGCGCCCGAGCGCCCACCTCAGGTTGCCCAGCATCGTTCGGTACTCGCTCTCCGGGCGTTGGCCTGCCGCACGCCACTGGTTCGGGGGCGGATTCGCGCCTTGGGCAAAGTTCACTCCGTCCCAGAACTCCACGGTCCTCAGCACGCACGGGTGGCCGACGAACACCTCACACCACTCCGCACCGGCCAGGATCCGC
This Fimbriimonadia bacterium DNA region includes the following protein-coding sequences:
- a CDS encoding aldehyde dehydrogenase family protein gives rise to the protein MISQLSSFLPAIGPNEVATLAVRAPYDGSSLAETQILTGDGTFRALGLAVSAGRRKPPEPPIYERARILREVAARIEQERDDLALLIAREGGKPLRDALVEVSRAALSTRLAAEEALRLHGEEIPMTASAAAEGRMAFTIREPIGVVLAISAFNHPLNLIAHQVAPAVAVGCPVLVKPDLRTPLSCLRYVRMLHDAGLPPEWALPIPCENDVAEQIASSPEIAFLSFIGSAKVGWYLRSKLAPGVRCALEHGGAAPVIVDETAGLDLVVPALLKGGFYHAGQVCVSVQRVFVHRAVFEEAVARLAAGAEALNVGDPADPNTDVGPLILKREVDRVHEWVTEAIAAGARLAAGGHAVGAQCYAPTVLANPPLDSRVMTEEVFGPVICVVEYDDMNEAVEMANSVRWKFQAAVFTRDIGSALRAARGLDASAVMVNDHTAFRVDWMPFGGRAESGLGIGGIRYSMRDLTQEKLIVLRET
- a CDS encoding C40 family peptidase, whose amino-acid sequence is MPTRFTSVATALLCFLCCAFADKRDTAREGIARQSVAHPFPLDSRALLTYNPLQGQFSSGPASGSKAPAQSIYKVRPGDNDVLIAKRLGVTGHALRAANPGVVWTRLKIGATLKVPGTPVTAVKASATKCILNLPPLRPPMRPKLVKSPLVRYVVREGDNDWNIADHLAVRVSDLHRLNPGANFARLKPGDVLYAPGPGRILPTRLVDLPALSPPRPNGPGVSNWAMLDADRVGVRVAPSNSAKRITLVDKFTTAKVIAAADGWYRLRFQHGTTGWVRGDMLVASEMPTWAVSRPAPRTRYYASSTRPSVSYRRSYASRPPRYSADYRRPGTTGNSVVDYAAKFQGVRYRYGGESTAGFDCSGFTRYVYKLHGVSLPHNAAAQSRTGKAVSKDQIKPGDLVFFKSARGGSRIGHAGIAIGGGKFIHASSGKGRVRIDSYTSGHYSSRFAGARTFQGGSTASKSKPAETKPKGPEPKEPEQKQSSSEE
- a CDS encoding prepilin-type N-terminal cleavage/methylation domain-containing protein yields the protein MIPTAKRGFTLIELLVVIAIISILAAILFPVFAQARQQARDTQCMSNVNQLGKALYIYITDYNDKLPDYRFYHLVQGADQDVKAGGGYAYIKSREVFLCPMDKRTRAGVSGKGTYSYTYNAFLVGQTPAQTWPERPGRKFSSFQEPARTPTFVEERTYWEDPNYNWDINDPAFIYIDRTSSKHAGKANSGFLDGHTKKLPHSTTGHQWNLARWDDGVFMFCPPLK